From Actinoplanes oblitus, a single genomic window includes:
- a CDS encoding GAF domain-containing SpoIIE family protein phosphatase: MLQWDVIGDAEQSVLADPVRLRSVRQLGQPGPDEAFDRVAMLVRQLVDAPLGVVCLVDAEQQFLAGQVGMPEPFASERAMPLTHSYSRHVVVAGEMLVIPDVRADPRMRGNPSIEQLNAIAYAGAPITDPDGLVVGALCAVDHEPRDWTPSEIGLLTELAALCSSEVGLRIARATAEEARLAAESAHHQLELLTDLTESLAATMDVDEAMRRLGRIVTARLADWCVVTYADEPGAEPHVSAAHRDPARAGDMARLADLAARSRTDLRAIVLAARRHGRPMRRADSPAKLRGRLSDAEIAAIATSAGLGSSMVAPIISPVHHRVLGAVLLVNGPDRAPFSAAQERIAAEIGRRAGLAVENSRLYREQRHVAEVLQRSLLTELPALPGVELHARYLPAQDGAAVGGDWYDAFAQPDGSVLVAVGDVAGHDIEAAATMGQLRNLVRGNAYGRDDEPGALLTQLDSALHGLRVPAAATAVLARVRQSWSGYQLSFANAGHPPPLLLLPDGRVQVWWVPPEPLLGLPPQEPRTTTIRYVPPGSTLVLYTDGLVEDRDQLLDDGVARLAEVLRHCAVYPGDELCARLLEVAPRRSDDIALLLVRLTGS, translated from the coding sequence GTGCTGCAGTGGGACGTCATCGGCGACGCCGAGCAGAGTGTGCTCGCTGATCCGGTGCGCCTGCGTTCGGTCCGGCAGCTGGGGCAGCCCGGGCCGGACGAGGCGTTCGACCGGGTGGCGATGCTGGTCCGCCAGCTGGTGGACGCGCCGCTCGGGGTGGTCTGCCTGGTCGACGCCGAGCAGCAGTTCCTGGCCGGGCAGGTCGGCATGCCGGAGCCGTTCGCCAGTGAACGGGCCATGCCGCTGACCCACTCGTACAGCCGGCACGTGGTGGTCGCCGGCGAGATGCTGGTGATCCCGGACGTGCGGGCCGACCCGCGGATGCGCGGCAACCCGTCGATCGAGCAGCTCAACGCGATCGCCTACGCCGGCGCCCCGATCACCGATCCGGACGGCCTGGTGGTGGGCGCGCTGTGCGCCGTCGACCACGAGCCACGGGACTGGACGCCGAGCGAGATCGGGCTGCTCACCGAGCTGGCCGCGCTCTGCTCGTCGGAGGTGGGCCTGCGGATCGCCCGGGCCACCGCCGAGGAGGCCCGGCTGGCCGCCGAGTCCGCCCACCACCAGCTGGAGCTGCTCACCGACCTGACCGAGTCGCTGGCCGCCACGATGGACGTGGACGAGGCGATGCGCCGGCTCGGCCGGATCGTCACGGCCCGGCTCGCCGACTGGTGCGTGGTCACCTATGCCGACGAGCCCGGCGCCGAGCCGCACGTCAGCGCGGCCCACCGGGACCCGGCCCGGGCCGGCGACATGGCCCGGCTGGCCGACCTGGCCGCCCGCTCCCGCACCGACCTGCGGGCCATCGTGCTGGCCGCCCGCCGGCACGGCCGCCCGATGCGCCGCGCCGACAGCCCGGCGAAACTGCGCGGCCGGCTCAGCGACGCGGAGATCGCCGCGATCGCCACCTCGGCCGGCCTCGGCTCGTCGATGGTCGCGCCGATCATCTCCCCGGTGCACCACCGGGTGCTGGGCGCGGTCCTGCTGGTCAACGGGCCGGACCGGGCGCCGTTCAGCGCCGCGCAGGAGCGGATCGCCGCCGAGATCGGCCGCCGCGCCGGGCTGGCCGTGGAGAACAGCCGCCTCTACCGCGAGCAGCGGCACGTCGCCGAGGTGCTGCAGCGCAGCCTGCTCACCGAGCTGCCCGCACTGCCCGGCGTCGAGCTGCACGCCCGCTACCTGCCGGCCCAGGACGGCGCCGCGGTCGGCGGCGACTGGTACGACGCCTTCGCCCAGCCGGACGGCAGCGTCCTGGTCGCTGTCGGCGACGTGGCCGGTCACGACATCGAGGCCGCCGCCACCATGGGCCAGCTGCGCAACCTGGTCCGCGGCAACGCCTACGGCCGCGACGACGAGCCCGGCGCCCTGCTCACCCAGCTCGACAGCGCCCTGCACGGCCTGCGCGTCCCGGCCGCCGCGACCGCGGTGCTGGCCCGGGTCCGCCAGTCCTGGTCCGGATACCAGCTCAGCTTCGCGAACGCGGGCCACCCGCCCCCGCTGCTCCTCCTCCCGGACGGCCGCGTGCAGGTGTGGTGGGTGCCCCCGGAGCCGCTGCTGGGCCTGCCCCCGCAGGAGCCCCGCACCACCACGATCCGTTACGTCCCACCCGGGTCGACACTGGTTCTCTACACCGACGGCCTGGTCGAGGACCGCGACCAGCTGCTGGACGACGGCGTCGCCCGCCTCGCCGAGGTGCTCCGCCACTGCGCCGTCTACCCCGGCGACGAACTCTGCGCCCGCCTGCTCGAGGTCGCCCCGCGCCGCAGCGACGACATCGCCCTGCTCCTGGTCCGCCTCACCGGATCCTGA
- a CDS encoding bifunctional DNA primase/polymerase → MSLTAALAYARHGIPVLPVHTPDRSGVCSCHRGARCDSPGKHPLLRHGVTEASTDPHRIRLWWAHWPRANVGLRTGVVMDVADVDSAEGWHGLRHLLGNEIPPGPQVRTGGGGRHLWFHPTGYGNRVRLIPGLDWRGAGGYVLAPPSRHAGGAGYTWIHRPGAGLPVSPPALRDLIAGPPPAPLHPVAHPDRYAETALESAVDRVAGAAVGCRNDTLNRAAFALGRFVGAGLLDADTVRRELAAAARSAGLGRQEIRGTIESGLHAGRRQPMWAGSLDGSGSRSVRRPGETARMRGPA, encoded by the coding sequence ATGTCGCTCACGGCTGCCCTGGCCTACGCCCGGCACGGCATCCCCGTCCTGCCGGTGCACACGCCTGACCGGAGCGGTGTCTGTTCCTGCCATCGAGGAGCGCGCTGCGACAGTCCCGGCAAGCATCCGCTGCTGCGGCACGGCGTGACCGAGGCGAGCACCGACCCGCACCGGATCCGGCTCTGGTGGGCGCACTGGCCCCGGGCCAACGTCGGCCTGCGCACCGGCGTGGTAATGGATGTCGCGGACGTCGACTCGGCGGAGGGCTGGCACGGGCTGCGCCACCTGCTCGGCAACGAGATCCCGCCGGGCCCGCAGGTGCGCACCGGCGGGGGCGGCCGTCACCTGTGGTTCCACCCCACCGGTTACGGCAACCGGGTGCGTCTGATCCCCGGCCTGGACTGGCGCGGCGCCGGGGGCTACGTGCTGGCCCCGCCCTCCCGGCACGCCGGCGGCGCCGGTTACACCTGGATCCACCGCCCCGGCGCCGGCCTGCCGGTCAGCCCGCCGGCGCTGCGTGACCTGATCGCCGGGCCGCCGCCGGCGCCGCTGCACCCGGTCGCGCACCCGGATCGCTACGCCGAGACGGCACTGGAGTCGGCCGTCGACCGGGTGGCGGGCGCCGCGGTGGGCTGCCGTAACGACACGCTGAACCGGGCGGCGTTCGCGCTGGGCCGGTTCGTCGGGGCGGGCCTGCTCGACGCGGACACGGTCCGCCGTGAGCTGGCGGCGGCGGCCCGATCGGCCGGGCTGGGCCGGCAGGAGATCCGCGGCACCATCGAGTCCGGGCTGCACGCGGGCCGCCGCCAACCGATGTGGGCTGGGTCACTCGACGGGAGTGGATCGCGATCGGTGCGCCGGCCTGGGGAGACGGCACGGATGAGGGGTCCGGCCTGA
- a CDS encoding beta family protein, translated as MTPDGAYRPILRPRRGEFAALAHLSADEAGRVLPIVELNPAISVLALLRELPPRTEMLALDFGHVPEPPGPVQQPLSLADRLARLGVTMVPVLRPYESGSRLVAHGLAARMHRKRAIPRLQPHADAGNPDAAGPVKSSYACSNVAHGCPGLRPARHPRPAGAHA; from the coding sequence ATGACGCCCGACGGGGCTTATCGACCGATTCTTCGACCACGGCGCGGGGAGTTCGCGGCGCTCGCCCACCTCTCCGCCGACGAGGCCGGCCGGGTCCTGCCGATCGTCGAGCTGAACCCGGCGATCAGCGTGCTCGCGCTGCTCCGCGAGCTGCCGCCGCGCACCGAGATGCTGGCGCTGGACTTCGGCCATGTGCCGGAGCCGCCCGGCCCGGTGCAGCAGCCGCTGTCCCTGGCGGATCGGCTGGCCCGGCTCGGCGTGACGATGGTGCCGGTGCTCCGGCCGTACGAAAGCGGTAGCCGCCTGGTGGCCCACGGCCTGGCCGCGCGGATGCACCGCAAGCGGGCGATCCCGCGGCTTCAGCCGCACGCCGACGCGGGGAATCCGGACGCTGCCGGCCCGGTGAAATCGTCGTACGCTTGTTCTAATGTCGCTCACGGCTGCCCTGGCCTACGCCCGGCACGGCATCCCCGTCCTGCCGGTGCACACGCCTGA
- a CDS encoding AAA family ATPase has translation MSSISPAEEAATVIAAVLGDLRSGRHRGVVVDSPPGAGKSTLVVRAAGELAATGAPLMIVAQTNEQVDDLIERLGTRSPEVTVGRLSAVDYQRTDRVKEHPNCRVAAKVPDLASPAITIGTAAKWATVAEGSWPWAIVDEAYQMRSDALLRVAPRFERALFVGDPGQLDPFSTVEVDRWTGLSWDPMQSAVAVLLRHNPELPVHRLPVSWRLPASAAPVVAEAFYPFTGFRSGTGPGDRALRFERPAETPLDEVLDTAAATGWGLHELPARFTVRTDAEAAAACARLAARALARGGVTESEAGIGSLTTTRIAIGAAHRDQAAAIRALLPPEAAGVTVDTANRLQGREYDLTVVLHPLSGRRDATAFHLESGRLCVLTSRHRHACVVVARSGIPELLDAHPSTEPVHLNVPVKFPDGWEANQSMLAHLYSV, from the coding sequence GTGAGTTCGATCAGCCCGGCCGAGGAGGCCGCCACCGTGATCGCCGCGGTGCTCGGCGACCTCCGCTCCGGCCGGCACCGGGGCGTCGTCGTCGACTCGCCGCCCGGCGCCGGCAAGTCGACGCTGGTGGTCCGCGCGGCCGGCGAGCTGGCCGCGACGGGCGCGCCCCTGATGATCGTGGCGCAGACCAACGAGCAGGTCGACGACCTGATCGAGCGGCTCGGCACGCGTTCGCCCGAGGTGACCGTCGGCCGCCTCTCCGCTGTGGACTATCAGCGCACCGACCGGGTCAAGGAGCACCCCAACTGCCGGGTCGCGGCCAAGGTGCCCGATCTGGCGTCTCCGGCGATCACCATCGGCACGGCGGCGAAATGGGCCACCGTGGCCGAGGGCAGCTGGCCGTGGGCGATCGTCGACGAGGCTTATCAGATGCGGTCGGACGCGCTGCTGCGGGTCGCGCCACGGTTCGAGCGGGCGCTGTTCGTCGGCGATCCCGGCCAGCTCGACCCGTTCTCCACCGTCGAGGTGGACCGCTGGACCGGCCTGTCCTGGGATCCGATGCAGAGCGCCGTGGCGGTCCTGCTGCGGCACAACCCGGAGCTGCCGGTGCACCGGCTGCCGGTCTCCTGGCGGCTGCCGGCCTCGGCCGCGCCGGTGGTCGCCGAGGCGTTCTACCCGTTCACCGGCTTCCGCTCCGGCACCGGCCCGGGCGACCGCGCGCTGCGCTTCGAGCGGCCCGCCGAGACCCCGCTCGACGAGGTGCTGGACACCGCCGCGGCGACCGGCTGGGGCCTGCACGAGCTGCCCGCCCGGTTCACCGTGCGCACCGACGCCGAGGCGGCCGCGGCCTGTGCCCGGCTCGCCGCCCGGGCGCTGGCTCGTGGCGGGGTGACCGAGTCGGAGGCCGGCATCGGCTCGCTGACCACCACCCGCATCGCCATCGGCGCCGCGCACCGCGACCAGGCGGCGGCGATCCGCGCGCTGCTCCCGCCGGAGGCGGCCGGCGTCACCGTCGACACCGCCAACCGTCTCCAGGGCCGGGAGTACGACCTGACCGTCGTCCTGCACCCGCTCTCCGGCCGGCGCGACGCGACAGCGTTCCACCTGGAGTCCGGGCGGCTCTGCGTGCTCACCTCGCGGCACCGGCACGCCTGCGTGGTGGTGGCCCGTTCCGGCATCCCCGAGCTGCTCGACGCGCACCCGTCCACCGAGCCCGTGCACCTGAACGTCCCGGTCAAGTTCCCGGACGGCTGGGAGGCGAACCAATCGATGCTCGCGCATTTATACAGCGTGTAA
- a CDS encoding SDR family NAD(P)-dependent oxidoreductase, protein MTAVSSFVVTGGGGGIGRAVADRLLGDRDLVVVLDRDPAALGWIDGHPSGSRIIPVLGDATDQAVAERAARTAASAAPLRGWVNNAAVFPVAWLHETPAVEVSRLIRRNLDLTLTGCAAALGTFLSAGTGGAIVNISSHQAQRAVRGALPYATAKAAIEGLTRALAVDYGQFGVRVNALALGSIATERSAAYLGNLPEADRLAFHREIGRLQPLGRMGRPDEVAEVVAFLVSEAAGFVNGAIIPLDGGRSAVGRDPEEA, encoded by the coding sequence ATGACAGCGGTCTCTTCGTTCGTGGTCACCGGCGGTGGCGGTGGCATCGGCCGGGCGGTCGCCGACCGTCTGCTCGGCGACCGCGACCTGGTGGTCGTCCTGGATCGCGACCCGGCGGCCCTGGGCTGGATCGACGGGCACCCGAGCGGCTCGCGAATCATCCCGGTGCTGGGGGACGCCACCGACCAGGCCGTCGCCGAGCGCGCCGCCCGGACCGCGGCCTCGGCCGCCCCGCTGCGCGGCTGGGTCAACAACGCCGCGGTCTTCCCGGTGGCCTGGTTGCACGAGACCCCGGCCGTCGAGGTGAGCCGGCTGATCCGGCGCAACCTCGACCTGACGCTCACCGGCTGCGCCGCGGCGCTGGGCACCTTCCTGTCCGCCGGCACCGGTGGCGCCATCGTCAACATCTCCTCGCACCAGGCGCAGCGGGCGGTGCGCGGCGCCCTGCCCTACGCCACGGCGAAGGCCGCCATCGAGGGCTTGACCAGGGCGCTGGCCGTCGACTACGGGCAGTTCGGGGTACGGGTGAACGCCCTGGCACTGGGGTCGATCGCCACCGAGCGGTCCGCGGCGTACCTCGGGAATCTGCCGGAGGCGGACCGCCTCGCCTTTCACCGGGAGATCGGCCGGCTGCAGCCGCTCGGGCGGATGGGGCGGCCGGACGAGGTGGCCGAGGTGGTCGCCTTCCTGGTCTCCGAGGCGGCCGGGTTCGTCAACGGCGCGATCATTCCGCTGGACGGCGGCCGGTCGGCGGTCGGCCGCGATCCGGAGGAGGCCTGA
- a CDS encoding AAA domain-containing protein, with translation MESPTTIRDRAVAVADYLLAVRAQLDRPPRTVPADAHWLDALPAHPDCRLGPGADGTSWLRVGRPELPPPVTVPAALRRRLRGEITATAEPATESGPPRRSAVGDLDRSGSGEAGTGPAGAGRVGGPSAPGRDGTGPAGAGAGATGAGTGEAGDGAGAAGDNGRASVDGAAPDDFTVWRDQTWRPWSLLTAAAEQTRDLHRKLFDRMHQLDMAAATELVWGHGILETTVDGTRVRYPLVATPVLIEYDPDRALIAVSPAGPSRLQTDALHGLDERHLAQLQGLAGPGGVVEVDLWNEFERREFFERALTRLGHDRVVVAAGDDRPATAFVRDTAVLFARPRQRQLRGFLENLRNRLTAGRATEGVGALAAILAHEPSRLAMPDDHPETWHRVGERLLMPLPTNAAQESIARRLAQHRNVVVQGPPGTGKTHTIRNLICHLMANGKRVLVVAQKEEPLRVLRDGLPEEVRALCLAVLGRSTDQLVQLQLAARELSDRAATLDSDAEARRVDRLTRNLEEAERELAAALAGLRLIAESEAATYQIGGVSLLPAEVGAWLRERAAAHGGIPDPVAGPPPLTIEDFGTLLKLAARLTPEDRAAAMRPLPEIMDLPDAATVAAHRAEIAAARERLSRLADQGVDLSSVRREQRPSHVELMSDLAEAVSWLRRREGTWTDRLGRLMDDQHWRTMWADHVATVAGLLDELAAGAKQQAGHRVVIGESLLAEPKLLLTRLAEIRLRFAAGKGLSRLLQAGLFRIAEEIRVDGEPMRTVEDVDLVAARVRRAQAHRRLGDVWADWVERLRIDEPTGGWTDPEVWAGALLAEAAQSLEFDLRRWPTLVERVTARVPQIDLELDGGRLAAVAGLLDGAAEVFVVDQGLAEERAVAERLARWPELAEAWASLDGWDEAVAEVRRVALLQPDVLRFHALHDRLAGAAPEWAAKIATGEHPVVSGQACLDAWEWRRAQTWFDKMVGDVDPALLSRRVERARTRIRRLTGELVVASAWLEVARALDDRRRAALADWTTALRKIGKGTGRSAAMWQAHAQRAMESAVAAVPVWVMSVDRAIEQFAGGATFDVVIVDEASQADLFALPVLSLAERAVVVGDDQQIGPQLSFVGSVRGLIQRHLTDVPSAEHFDPESSLYDHAVRRSPERILLTEHFRCVPQIIEFSSRHYYDGKIMPLRADRPALLPIRNVYCPDGVRQSLAGFGDVNLDEADALVGRVTKIVADPRYDGKTLGVISLLSSGGQANYLLTKIREAIGEDEIQARRLRVGDAYTFQGDERDVVLVSMVVSENDQRIAAFTKRDYHRRINVAASRARDQLWIYHSVRPSALLADDARALLLSYAMDLPTETAATDLAARCESDFERDVLRRLAIRGYRPIPQFRIGGYRIDFVLNAPDGRRLAVECDGDAYHGPERWESDMRRQAVLERVGNCVFVRIRGSVFAREPEAAMRPVWQRIAELEISPVGD, from the coding sequence ATGGAGTCGCCCACGACGATCCGGGACCGGGCTGTCGCGGTCGCCGACTACCTGCTCGCGGTGCGCGCGCAGCTGGACCGCCCGCCCCGCACCGTGCCCGCCGACGCGCACTGGCTCGACGCGCTGCCGGCGCATCCGGACTGCCGGCTCGGTCCGGGCGCGGACGGCACGTCCTGGCTGCGCGTCGGCCGTCCCGAGCTACCGCCTCCGGTGACCGTCCCGGCCGCCCTCCGCCGCCGCCTGCGTGGCGAGATCACCGCCACCGCCGAACCGGCCACCGAGAGCGGCCCGCCCCGGCGGAGCGCCGTCGGCGACCTCGACAGGAGCGGCTCCGGCGAGGCCGGGACCGGGCCGGCCGGTGCCGGACGCGTCGGTGGACCGAGCGCACCCGGCAGGGACGGGACCGGGCCGGCCGGTGCCGGGGCCGGCGCGACCGGGGCCGGGACCGGCGAGGCCGGGGACGGGGCCGGCGCGGCCGGGGACAACGGGCGGGCGAGCGTGGACGGGGCGGCGCCGGACGACTTCACGGTCTGGCGGGATCAGACCTGGCGTCCCTGGTCGCTGCTCACCGCCGCCGCCGAGCAGACCCGTGACCTGCACCGCAAGCTCTTCGACCGGATGCATCAGCTGGACATGGCCGCCGCCACCGAGTTGGTCTGGGGACACGGCATCCTGGAGACCACCGTCGACGGCACCCGGGTCCGTTACCCGTTGGTCGCCACCCCGGTCCTGATCGAGTACGACCCGGATCGCGCGCTGATCGCTGTCTCCCCGGCCGGCCCGTCCCGGCTGCAGACCGACGCGCTGCACGGTCTCGACGAGCGGCACCTGGCCCAGCTCCAGGGGCTGGCCGGCCCGGGCGGGGTGGTCGAGGTCGACCTGTGGAACGAGTTCGAGCGCCGGGAGTTCTTCGAGCGCGCGCTGACCCGTCTCGGTCACGACCGCGTGGTGGTGGCTGCCGGCGACGACCGGCCCGCGACCGCTTTCGTCCGGGACACCGCTGTGCTTTTCGCCCGTCCGCGCCAGCGCCAGCTGCGTGGCTTCCTGGAGAACCTGCGCAACCGGCTCACCGCCGGCCGGGCCACCGAGGGGGTCGGCGCGCTCGCCGCGATCCTGGCTCACGAGCCGAGCCGGCTCGCCATGCCCGACGACCACCCGGAGACCTGGCACCGGGTCGGCGAGCGGCTGCTCATGCCACTGCCCACCAACGCGGCACAGGAGTCGATCGCCCGCCGCCTGGCCCAGCACCGCAACGTCGTCGTGCAGGGCCCGCCGGGCACCGGCAAGACGCATACCATCCGCAACCTGATCTGCCACCTGATGGCGAACGGCAAGCGGGTCCTGGTCGTGGCGCAGAAGGAGGAGCCGCTCCGGGTGCTGCGGGACGGCCTGCCGGAGGAGGTGCGGGCGCTCTGCCTCGCGGTTCTCGGGCGCAGCACCGACCAGCTGGTCCAGTTGCAGCTCGCCGCCCGGGAGCTCTCCGACCGGGCCGCCACGCTGGACTCCGACGCCGAGGCGCGCCGGGTGGACCGGCTCACCCGCAACCTGGAGGAGGCCGAGCGTGAGCTGGCCGCCGCGCTGGCCGGGCTGCGGCTGATCGCCGAGAGCGAGGCGGCGACCTATCAGATCGGCGGGGTCAGCCTGTTGCCGGCCGAGGTCGGCGCCTGGTTGCGGGAGCGGGCGGCCGCGCACGGCGGCATCCCGGACCCGGTCGCCGGTCCGCCGCCGCTGACCATCGAGGACTTCGGCACGCTGCTGAAACTCGCGGCCCGGCTGACGCCGGAGGATCGGGCGGCCGCGATGCGGCCGCTGCCGGAGATCATGGACCTGCCGGACGCCGCCACGGTGGCGGCCCATCGGGCCGAGATCGCCGCGGCGCGGGAGCGTCTGTCCCGGTTGGCCGACCAGGGCGTCGATCTTTCTTCGGTACGCCGTGAGCAGCGCCCGTCACACGTCGAGCTGATGAGCGACCTGGCGGAGGCGGTGTCCTGGCTGCGCCGCCGCGAGGGCACCTGGACCGACCGGCTCGGCCGGCTGATGGACGACCAGCACTGGCGCACCATGTGGGCCGATCACGTGGCCACCGTCGCCGGGCTGCTCGACGAGCTGGCGGCCGGCGCCAAGCAGCAGGCCGGGCACCGGGTGGTCATCGGCGAGTCCCTGCTGGCCGAGCCGAAACTGCTGCTCACCAGGCTGGCCGAGATCCGGCTCCGGTTCGCCGCGGGCAAGGGGCTGAGCCGGCTGTTGCAGGCCGGGCTGTTCCGGATCGCCGAGGAGATCCGGGTGGACGGCGAGCCGATGCGCACCGTCGAGGACGTCGACCTGGTGGCCGCCCGGGTTCGCCGGGCCCAGGCGCACCGCCGGCTCGGCGACGTGTGGGCGGACTGGGTGGAGCGGCTGCGGATCGACGAGCCGACCGGCGGCTGGACCGATCCGGAGGTGTGGGCCGGCGCGTTGCTCGCCGAGGCCGCCCAGTCGCTCGAGTTCGACCTGCGGCGCTGGCCCACGCTGGTGGAGCGGGTGACGGCGCGCGTACCCCAAATCGATCTTGAATTGGACGGCGGGCGACTGGCGGCGGTGGCCGGGCTGCTGGACGGCGCCGCCGAGGTCTTCGTCGTGGATCAGGGACTCGCCGAGGAGCGGGCGGTCGCCGAGCGGCTGGCCCGGTGGCCGGAGCTGGCTGAGGCGTGGGCGAGTCTGGACGGGTGGGACGAGGCGGTCGCCGAGGTCCGCCGGGTGGCCCTGTTGCAGCCGGATGTGCTGCGCTTCCACGCCTTGCACGACCGGCTGGCGGGTGCCGCCCCGGAGTGGGCCGCCAAGATCGCCACGGGGGAGCACCCGGTCGTCTCCGGGCAGGCCTGTCTGGACGCCTGGGAGTGGCGGCGGGCGCAGACCTGGTTCGACAAGATGGTCGGCGACGTGGATCCGGCGCTGCTGAGCCGGCGGGTGGAGCGGGCCCGCACCCGGATCCGCCGGTTGACCGGTGAGCTGGTGGTGGCCTCCGCCTGGCTGGAGGTGGCCCGGGCGCTGGACGACCGGCGGCGGGCCGCGCTCGCCGACTGGACCACCGCGCTCCGGAAGATCGGCAAGGGCACCGGGCGCAGCGCCGCGATGTGGCAGGCGCACGCCCAGCGGGCGATGGAGTCGGCGGTGGCCGCCGTGCCGGTCTGGGTCATGTCGGTGGACCGGGCGATCGAGCAGTTCGCCGGCGGGGCGACGTTCGACGTGGTGATCGTCGACGAGGCCTCCCAGGCCGACCTGTTCGCGCTGCCGGTGCTGTCGCTGGCCGAACGGGCCGTGGTGGTCGGTGACGACCAGCAGATCGGCCCGCAGCTGAGCTTCGTCGGCTCGGTGCGGGGTCTGATCCAGCGGCACCTCACCGACGTGCCGTCGGCCGAGCACTTCGACCCGGAGTCGTCCCTTTACGATCACGCGGTACGCCGCTCGCCGGAGCGCATCCTGCTCACCGAGCACTTCCGGTGCGTGCCGCAGATCATCGAGTTCTCCTCGCGGCACTACTACGACGGCAAGATCATGCCGCTGCGCGCGGACCGGCCGGCGCTGCTGCCGATCCGGAACGTGTACTGCCCCGACGGGGTGCGGCAGAGCCTGGCCGGCTTCGGTGACGTCAACCTCGACGAGGCGGACGCGCTGGTCGGCCGCGTTACCAAGATCGTGGCGGATCCCCGGTACGACGGGAAGACGCTCGGCGTGATCAGCCTGCTCAGCAGCGGCGGGCAGGCGAACTACCTGCTCACCAAGATCCGTGAGGCGATCGGCGAGGACGAGATCCAGGCGCGGCGGCTGCGGGTCGGTGACGCGTACACGTTCCAGGGCGACGAGCGGGACGTGGTACTGGTGTCAATGGTGGTGTCTGAGAACGATCAGCGCATCGCGGCCTTCACCAAACGCGACTACCACCGGCGGATCAACGTGGCCGCGTCCCGGGCCCGCGATCAGTTGTGGATCTACCATTCGGTGCGGCCGAGCGCGCTGCTCGCCGACGACGCGCGGGCGCTGCTCCTGTCGTACGCGATGGATCTGCCCACCGAGACCGCCGCGACCGACCTGGCGGCCCGGTGTGAGAGCGACTTCGAACGCGATGTCCTGCGCCGGCTGGCGATTCGCGGCTACCGGCCGATCCCGCAGTTCCGGATCGGCGGCTACCGGATCGACTTCGTGCTGAACGCGCCGGACGGCCGGCGGCTGGCTGTCGAGTGCGACGGCGACGCCTACCACGGTCCGGAGCGGTGGGAGAGCGACATGCGCCGGCAGGCGGTGCTGGAACGGGTCGGCAACTGCGTGTTCGTCCGGATCCGGGGCAGTGTCTTCGCCCGCGAGCCGGAGGCGGCGATGCGCCCGGTCTGGCAGCGGATCGCGGAGCTGGAGATCAGCCCGGTCGGTGACTGA